A single genomic interval of Nonomuraea rubra harbors:
- a CDS encoding TetR/AcrR family transcriptional regulator: MTSESARSRRRPGGRTGRVRAQVLDAVRAELAERGYDGLGLDGVAARAGVHRATVYRRWRDVGGLLADLLEATTSDDDWQPQDTGSLQGDLTVLNQENLAAMTAQPSIAAALIAASFRSEEAARGLRRLWEDRYARCEVIVGRAVRRGELPAGTDARVLLVAATAPLYHHLVLLRTPPDPDLPGLAARAAALAAFAGAFVKDPPVAGAPG; encoded by the coding sequence GTGCTCGACGCGGTCCGCGCCGAGCTGGCCGAGCGCGGCTACGACGGGCTCGGCCTGGACGGCGTCGCGGCCCGCGCGGGCGTGCACCGCGCGACGGTGTACCGGCGCTGGCGGGACGTCGGCGGCCTGCTCGCCGACCTCCTGGAGGCGACCACGAGCGACGACGACTGGCAGCCCCAGGACACCGGCTCCCTGCAGGGCGACCTGACCGTGCTGAACCAGGAGAACCTGGCCGCCATGACCGCGCAGCCGTCGATCGCCGCCGCCCTGATCGCGGCCTCGTTCCGTTCGGAGGAGGCCGCCCGCGGCCTGCGGCGGCTCTGGGAGGACCGCTACGCGCGCTGCGAGGTCATCGTCGGCAGGGCCGTGCGGCGCGGCGAGCTGCCGGCGGGCACCGATGCGCGAGTGCTGCTCGTCGCCGCCACCGCGCCGCTCTACCACCACCTGGTGCTGCTCCGCACGCCACCGGACCCGGACCTGCCCGGACTGGCCGCCAGGGCCGCCGCCCTCGCCGCCTTCGCCGGCGCCTTCGTCAAGGACCCGCCGGTCGCGGGTGCCCCGGGATGA